DNA sequence from the uncultured Ilyobacter sp. genome:
ATAAGACTTATTGGTGACATTAGCTGTTTTCCCATAATCTTACCTCCGCAGTCCCATGACCTCAATATTCTATGTTGAAATCATCATATTTTTTACTGTCAAAAACATCTTCCTCTATACTCTTGACTCTCGAAGACGGGGGCCCCTCCTCTATAAGTTTCTTAAATACATCCATATACTTTGGCTCCCCTTGGGCTACTATCTCCACATTCCCGTTCCAGAGATTTTTCACCCATCCCTTTATCTTATATTCATTGGCTATATGGTAGGTAAAAAATCTAAACCCTACCCCTTGTACACGGCCTTTCACTATAAAGT
Encoded proteins:
- a CDS encoding acylphosphatase: MLTHHFIVKGRVQGVGFRFFTYHIANEYKIKGWVKNLWNGNVEIVAQGEPKYMDVFKKLIEEGPPSSRVKSIEEDVFDSKKYDDFNIEY